In Dromiciops gliroides isolate mDroGli1 chromosome 4, mDroGli1.pri, whole genome shotgun sequence, one DNA window encodes the following:
- the LOC122753943 gene encoding diazepam-binding inhibitor-like 5: MAQVEFELACAAVKQLTGPVTDEEKLVVYSYYKQATIGDINIPCPAVTDFKAKAKWEAWNCRKGMSKLDAMRVYVSKVEELKRRQC, encoded by the coding sequence ATGGCCCAGGTAGAGTTTGAGTTGGCATGCGCGGCAGTCAAGCAGCTGACAGGTCCCGTGACTGATGAGGAGAAACTGGTGGTGTACAGCTACTACAAGCAGGCCACCATTGGGGACATCAACATCCCCTGCCCGGCGGTCACCGACTTCAAAGCCAAAGCCAAGTGGGAGGCTTGGAATTGCCGAAAAGGGATGTCCAAGCTGGACGCCATGAGGGTCTATGTGTCCAAAGTGGAAGAACTGAAGAGAAGGCAGTGTTAA
- the GEMIN4 gene encoding gem-associated protein 4, with translation MDLGPLNICEETTILHGGFLLAEQLFSPKALAELKKPDWERVGQPILEALREISSATAQSHPQAWTKKALIIIWAKVLQPCPTTPSDTDARWQEDIFFSVGNMIPTINHTILFELFKSLEASALFVQLLMALPSNICRAELERFVEHVASDTSSEDVTFFLDVWWEMMKHKVDPKDPLLAQFRTMAHKYLSSSDEFSHPPKRFKADPDACPIMSLLEVLLDGLKQIQNNITAPSLKCCAVANLADMLTVFALVEEDPQELSITVYLDKLATVISLWNSDAQNPYHQQGLAEKVKEAERDVSLTSLAKLPNETLFVGFGYLHSLLQQWGEELQAMLNSSQRLSYGSYRLYDSLTSFNQNLKGYLDTRDLSKDEGQITSELAECVKNFLRKTNTALRDKSSEDITASIAMAIIGQKMDRHMEMCYIFASEKKWAFSAEWLDCLMNNKALFREPGLVLKLLETVTTIYTSGREVPEAQAEEVTSLILDCYSDLSLLDKNKVLSGVLSSWGRKGLSEKLVTHMEGFQEDLNMTFNQITQSASEQGLTKAIASVARLIVLHPEATVKKMSSLAMVNLGAHKFLAQILSAFPALRFTEGEQDPSSATPLLVACLKETVWGKLSSPKEEKQFLEFLSYLMNPPEQETSTIPLTPLLAPEDVIKAFVLPYLMLHIEEVDLCLKIFVQALEAKPCSDGYWLLSCSPFPLVFTLCQLLDSYTKYWQHPKAKRHLSLDSKDTVISILEQLCEVVLPKEENPSPENWTKSLSWLHRKTEQLDWTVGLRLQTVFKGHFKCEVPATLFEICKLSEDDWTSQNHPAYGPGTGLLAWMECCCISTDTCEHMLSLLAVDTGNPEEVSFFSKGFLVALVQVLPWCSPNEWKCLHQLTKSLLQKQLLHVPYSLEYVQFVPLLNLKPFAQELQLSVLFLRGFQFLCSPSCSNWLPTEGWSHVVKLICSSLTDLLDSVKVQSLCPWAQEQERDLTQETLFVYTQLFCHILHIMAMLPEEVCEPLYVLALEILSYYEGLSKNDTSTNALLRKANEQHFLKSIAENVGPREQRKTLLQKINNF, from the exons ATGGACCTAG GACCCTTGAATATCTGTGAAGAAACAACCATTCTTCATGGGGGATTCCTGCTGGCCGAGCAGCTGTTCAGCCCTAAAGCTCTGGCAGAACTCAAGAAGCCTGACTGGGAGCGAGTTGGGCAGCCTATCCTCGAAGCCTTGCGAGAGATCTCTTCCGCGACTGCCCAGTCCCACCCCCAGGCTTGGACCAAAAAAGCTTTGATCATCATCTGGGCCAAGGTCCTCCAGCCCTGCCCCACCACACCTTCAGACACAGATGCTCGGTGGCAAGAAGACATCTTCTTTTCTGTGGGGAACATGATCCCCACCATCAACCACACCATCCTTTTTGAGCTGTTCAAGTCTCTAGAGGCGTCAGCGCTGTTCGTCCAGCTCTTAATGGCCCTGCCATCTAACATCTGCCGTGCAGAACTGGAACGTTTTGTTGAGCATGTGGCCAGTGATACGTCCTCGGAAGACGTCACCTTCTTTTTGGATGTCTGGTGGGAAATGATGAAGCACAAAGTCGACCCAAAGGACCCCCTTCTTGCCCAGTTTCGGACAATGGCACACAAGTACCTTTCATCCTCAGATGAATTCTCCCATCCACCCAAGAGGTTCAAGGCTGACCCAGATGCCTGTCCAATCATGTCTTTGTTAGAGGTGCTGCTGGACGGACTCAAGCAGATCCAGAACAATATTACGGCCCCGAGCCTGAAGTGCTGTGCCGTGGCTAACCTGGCTGACATGCTAACTGTCTTTGCCCTAGTAGAGGAAGACCCACAGGAGCTGTCAATCACTGTGTACTTGGATAAGCTTGCAACTGTCATTTCCCTGTGGAATTCTGATGCCCAGAACCCTTACCACCAGCAGGGCCTGGCCGAGAAGGTAAAGGAGGCCGAGCGGGACGTGAGCCTGACCTCACTGGCCAAGCTGCCAAACGAGACGCTCTTTGTGGGCTTTGGCTACCTGCACAGCCTGCTGCAGCAGTGGGGGGAGGAGCTGCAGGCCATGCTCAACAGCAGCCAGAGGCTGAGTTATGGGAGTTATCGCCTGTATGACAGCCTGACCTCCTTCAACCAGAACCTGAAGGGCTACCTGGACACCAGGGATCTCTCAAAGGATGAGGGGCAGATCACCTCAGAGCTGGCAGAGTGTGTTAAAAACTTCCTGAGGAAGACCAACACGGCCCTGAGGGACAAGAGCTCAGAGGATATCACTGCCTCGATCGCCATGGCCATCATTGGGCAGAAGATGGACCGTCACATGGAGATGTGCTACATCTTTGCCTCCGAGAAGAAGTGGGCTTTCTCAGCTGAGTGGCTCGACTGCCTCATGAATAACAAGGCTCTTTTCCGAGAGCCGGGCTTAGTACTGAAACTGCTAGAAACAGTCACAACAATCTACACGTCGGGCCGAGAGGTCCCCGAGGCACAGGCGGAAGAAGTCACCAGCTTGATTCTGGACTGTTACTCCGACCTCTCTTTGCTGGATAAAAACAAAGTACTCTCAGGTGTCCTGAGCTCCTGGGGACGGAAGGGCCTCTCTGAGAAGCTGGTCACTCACATGGAGGGtttccaggaggacctgaacatGACTTTCAACCAGATTACCCAGAGTGCCTCTGAGCAAGGCCTCACCAAAGCCATCGCCTCTGTGGCCAGGCTGATTGTGCTCCACCCAGAGGCTACGGTCAAAAAGATGTCCAGCCTCGCCATGGTCAATCTTGGGGCTCACAAGTTCCTGGCCCAGATCCTCAGTGCCTTCCCAGCCCTCAGGTTCACCGAGGGAGAGCAAGATCCCAGCTCAGCCACCCCTCTGCTGGTGGCGTGTCTCAAAGAAACTGTCTGGGGGAAGCTTTCGTCACCTAAGGAGGAAAAACAGTTTTTGGAGTTTCTCAGCTACCTGATGAATCCGCCAGAGCAAGAGACCAGCACCATCCCCCTGACCCCTCTTTTGGCACCTGAGGATGTGATTAAAGCATTTGTCCTGCCTTACTTGATGCTTCATATCGAAGAGGTGGACCTTTGTCTCAAGATCTTTGTCCAGGCTCTGGAAGCAAAGCCATGCTCTGATGGCTACTGGCTCCTGTCCTGTTCCCCGTTCCCCCTTGTCTTCACTCTATGCCAGCTGCTGGACAGCTACACCAAGTATTGGCAACACCCCAAGGCAAAGCGGCACCTCTCATTGGACTCTAAAGATACAGTGATCAGCATCCTTGAGCAGCTCTGTGAGGTAGTGCTGCCCAAGGAGGAGAATCCCAGTCCAGAGAACTGGACCAAGTCCCTGTCTTGGCTCCATCGGAAGACCGAGCAGCTCGACTGGACTGTGGGCCTGCGGCTGCAGACTGTCTTTAAAGGTCATTTTAAATGTGAGGTGCCAGCCACACTCTTTGAGATCTGCAAGCTTTCTGAGGATGACTGGACCTCACAGAATCATCCAGCCTATGGGCCTGGCACGGGCCTTCTGGCCTGGATGGAGTGCTGCTGCATCTCCACTGACACTTGTGAGCATATGCTCTCTCTCCTGGCTGTGGATACGGGCAACCCCGAGGAGGTCAGTTTCTTCAGCAAGGGTTTCCTGGTGGCCTTGGTGCAGGTCTTGCCTTGGTGCAGCCCCAATGAGTGGAAATGCCTGCACCAGCTGACCAAGAGCCTGCTGCAAAAACAACTATTGCATGTCCCGTACAGTCTAGAGTACGTCCAGTTTGTTCCACTGCTCAACCTGAAACCCTTTGCCCAAGAGCTGCAACTCTCAGTGCTCTTCTTGAGAGGTTTCCAGTTCCTTTGCAGCCCTAGCTGTTCCAACTGGCTTCCCACTGAAGGCTGGAGCCATGTGGTCAAGCTCATTTGCAGCAGCCTGACCGATCTCCTTGACTCTGTCAAGGTCCAGTCCCTGTGCCCATGGGCCCAAGAACAGGAGAGAGACTTGACACAAGAAACCTTGTTTGTTTACACTCAGCTCTTCTGTCACATCCTCCACATTATGGCCATGCTTCCTGAGGAGGTCTGTGAGCCCCTCTATGTTCTCGCCCTGGAGATCCTCTCTTACTATGAGGGCCTGAGCAAAAATGACACCTCCACAAATGCCCTGCTCCGGAAGGCAAACGAGCAGCACTTCCTCAAGTCCATTGCTGAAAACGTTGGCCCAAGGGAACAACGGAAAACTTTGCTCCAGAAGATCAACAACTTCTGA
- the TLCD3A gene encoding TLC domain-containing protein 3A isoform X1: MLLTLACGSLFFPGFFVLCAWGLHRALPQWTVIDCLTFSNRLVSSIQAVLASVSGLTIIWSCEDVVTCRHWLAREYIWVLIPYMTYDLGAMYICYWYRNRGEDKKHSLAIFRNFLKHDRLMLMHHVFILIVLVPIAQVLRGERGDFFVGCIFTAEFSTPFVSLGRILILLKKQRTFVYKLNGVLTLGTFFTCRILVFPFMYWSYSQEKELSLLRTPFHIPFLCNVINALLIAPQLYWFALLCKKAAQMFDTSQAKKKS, encoded by the exons ATGCTGCTGACGCTGGCCTGCGGCTCGCTCTTCTTCCCCGGCTTCTTCGTGCTCTGCGCCTGGGGGCTGCACCGGGCGCTTCCCCAATGGACGGTCATCGACTGTTTGACGTTCAGCAACAG GCTTGTTTCTTCAATTCAGGCTGTCCTGGCCTCTGTCTCTGGGCTCACCATCATTTGGTCCTGCGAAGATGTGGTTACCTGCAG GCACTGGCTGGCTCGAGAATATATTTGGGTTTTGATTCCGTACATGACCTATGACCTAGGGGCTATGTACATTTGCTACTGGTACCGAAACAGAGGCGAGGACAAGAAACACTCTCTCGCCATCTTCAGGAACTTCCTCAAGCATGATCGACTCATGCTCATGCACCATGTTTTCATTCTGATTGTTCTTGTTCCCATTGCACAG GTACTGAGGGGAGAACGTGGAGACTTTTTTGTAGGCTGCATCTTCACAGCAGAATTCAGCACCCCATTTGTGTCACTGGGCAGAATTCTGATCCTG TTGAAGAAGCAGCGCACATTTGTGTACAAGTTGAATGGAGTCCTGACACTGGGGACCTTCTTTACCTGCCGCATCCTCGTCTTCCCCTTTATGTACTGGTCCTATAGCCAAGAGAAGGAGCTAAGCTTGCTGCGGACACCATTCCACATACCCTTCTTGTGCAATGTCATCAATGCCCTCCTCATTGCGCCTCAACTCTACTGGTTTGCTCTGCTCTGCAAGAAGGCAGCCCAGATGTTTGACACTTCCCAGGCCAAAAAGAAAAGTTAG
- the TLCD3A gene encoding TLC domain-containing protein 3A isoform X2, with amino-acid sequence MLLTLACGSLFFPGFFVLCAWGLHRALPQWTVIDCLTFSNRLVSSIQAVLASVSGLTIIWSCEDVVTCRW; translated from the exons ATGCTGCTGACGCTGGCCTGCGGCTCGCTCTTCTTCCCCGGCTTCTTCGTGCTCTGCGCCTGGGGGCTGCACCGGGCGCTTCCCCAATGGACGGTCATCGACTGTTTGACGTTCAGCAACAG GCTTGTTTCTTCAATTCAGGCTGTCCTGGCCTCTGTCTCTGGGCTCACCATCATTTGGTCCTGCGAAGATGTGGTTACCTGCAG GTGGTAG